Proteins found in one Pirellulales bacterium genomic segment:
- a CDS encoding trypsin-like peptidase domain-containing protein codes for MGLRYLWGARRRAAMAIVVLLCFVVASSVRAEPRMWRDPAGKFRFKAELIELGDGFVRLKKTDGSVVRLTLDELSTSDRVYLAKNADAVDTPPPTNTPRRSDKAAPQESPSPAPVTASVPPPAPTSSQPVQALPELVERVEQSVVRIYGKLKDGLSLGSGVLIDESGHIVTNHHVIEGTSKIEVEFRDGTKLPMLGCCRWDESRDVAILLVDHARVKVKPLPLLDALPRKGEHVLTIGAPLRFDFTVSEGNVSAVRKGSELAKIEPSLKAYAADAYWIQTTAPISSGNSGGPLIDMQGRVVGLNTWTMVRGQNMNFAISSLDVLAEFKKLNGEFVPLPNAPAETIAGEGHSGEPVILLPSGTLVHIGAIFLEGVNDFNAMFPPRVPVHVLTFNSGRPWALVSHRQGRFHGCVAALYETGVIATIANYDDAQRHGNLLTWTTTGERSVFAQYARGKLHGILCRFRDDNLSLVQEYKAGQLVSSHLVEGGEIVKNYVTADMPPVLDEDLAKAHADLEERLAGLADNEATFRKSVMRLEQQNRRLVAAARSVNSRSKIQSREDGRRAAFGGAIADLQTRMGMRP; via the coding sequence ATGGGGCTTAGGTATCTGTGGGGCGCGCGCCGCCGCGCCGCGATGGCGATCGTTGTCTTGCTCTGCTTCGTCGTCGCTTCCTCGGTGCGGGCCGAGCCTCGCATGTGGCGCGATCCCGCGGGCAAATTCCGCTTCAAGGCCGAGCTCATCGAGTTGGGCGACGGCTTCGTACGGCTGAAGAAGACCGACGGCAGCGTGGTGCGTTTGACGTTGGATGAGCTCAGCACGTCGGATCGCGTTTACCTGGCCAAGAATGCCGACGCGGTCGACACGCCTCCCCCGACGAACACTCCTCGGCGATCGGACAAGGCCGCACCCCAGGAGTCGCCGTCACCGGCGCCGGTGACGGCATCGGTTCCCCCGCCGGCCCCCACGTCGAGCCAACCGGTGCAGGCCTTGCCCGAGTTGGTGGAACGGGTGGAGCAAAGCGTGGTGCGAATCTACGGCAAGCTCAAGGATGGCCTATCCCTGGGGAGCGGAGTGCTGATCGACGAGTCGGGGCACATCGTGACGAACCATCACGTCATCGAAGGCACGTCGAAGATCGAAGTGGAATTCCGCGATGGTACGAAGCTGCCCATGCTGGGATGCTGCCGCTGGGACGAGTCGCGAGACGTGGCCATCCTGCTCGTCGATCACGCCCGGGTGAAGGTCAAGCCGTTGCCGCTGCTCGATGCGCTGCCGCGCAAGGGAGAGCACGTGCTGACGATCGGCGCCCCGTTGCGATTCGACTTCACCGTTTCCGAGGGGAACGTCAGTGCCGTGCGCAAGGGGAGCGAACTGGCCAAGATCGAGCCCAGCCTGAAGGCCTACGCGGCCGACGCCTACTGGATACAAACGACGGCCCCCATCTCCTCGGGCAACAGCGGCGGGCCGTTGATCGACATGCAAGGGCGCGTCGTGGGGCTGAATACCTGGACGATGGTGCGTGGCCAGAACATGAATTTCGCGATCAGCTCGCTCGATGTGTTGGCCGAGTTCAAAAAGCTGAATGGCGAATTCGTGCCACTCCCCAACGCGCCGGCAGAGACTATCGCCGGAGAAGGCCATTCTGGTGAGCCGGTGATCCTTTTGCCGTCGGGCACGTTGGTACACATCGGCGCGATCTTTCTCGAGGGGGTGAACGATTTCAACGCCATGTTTCCCCCGCGGGTGCCGGTCCATGTACTCACGTTCAACAGCGGCCGGCCCTGGGCCTTGGTTTCGCACCGCCAGGGACGCTTTCACGGCTGCGTGGCTGCCCTGTACGAAACCGGTGTAATCGCCACGATCGCCAATTACGACGACGCCCAACGCCACGGAAACCTGTTGACCTGGACCACCACCGGCGAACGATCCGTTTTTGCACAATATGCCAGAGGAAAGCTGCACGGCATCCTTTGCCGATTCCGTGACGACAATCTATCGTTGGTACAGGAATACAAGGCCGGACAATTGGTCTCCTCGCACCTTGTCGAAGGGGGCGAGATCGTCAAGAACTACGTTACGGCCGACATGCCGCCGGTGCTCGACGAAGATCTGGCCAAGGCTCACGCCGATCTGGAAGAGAGGCTGGCAGGTTTGGCCGACAACGAAGCGACGTTCCGCAAGTCGGTGATGAGGCTCGAACAGCAGAATCGACGGCTGGTGGCCGCGGCCCGCTCGGTTAATTCACGGTCCAAGATTCAATCGCGTGAGGATGGTCGACGTGCGGCGTTCGGAGGAGCGATTGCCGATCTGCAAACGCGCATGGGGATGCGTCCCTAG
- a CDS encoding AarF/ABC1/UbiB kinase family protein — protein MKITTIPQLYRNLNRWREILSVLSKYGLADWISRLDLEFAKGIFKDRSGEMLARHTTQARIRLALTELGPTFIKLGQILSTRPDVVGRELADELEHLQSDTPADDYAVVRDTIRSELGQEIEDLFAEFEPQALASASIGQVHRARLRSGEPVAVKVQHAGIQERVRIDLDILSGLALLAERIPEFANYRPHATAAEFQRILIRELDFGREERHMQEFAHEFETDATIHVPRSFPELSTGRVLTMELLEGIKLAETTRLVGAGYDLQEVARRGAEAYLEMIFTHGFYHADPHPGNILILEGNVIGLLDYGMVGRIDEQLREDIEEMLLAIANRDAMLLTTIITRLGEVPPQLDHAALSVDVADFVSHYTTQPLDSFDLSGALTEITDMIRRYQIMLPTRVAMLIKVLVMLEGTSRLLNPHFNLVDVMRPYQKQLIWRRLSPARHVRKLRRFYSEMQHLLDILPRGLMDIMQQVQSGKFDVHLDHRGLEPSVNRLVMGLLTSALFVGSSLLMSREVGPSIQGISILGGLGAVISFVMGLRLFRAINKSGHLDRRE, from the coding sequence ATCAAGATCACGACGATTCCGCAGCTCTACCGCAACCTGAACCGGTGGCGCGAGATCCTGTCCGTCTTGAGCAAGTACGGGCTGGCCGATTGGATCAGCCGGCTCGATCTCGAGTTCGCCAAGGGGATCTTCAAAGATCGCAGTGGCGAGATGCTCGCCCGGCACACGACGCAGGCGCGCATCCGACTGGCCCTGACTGAGCTGGGGCCCACCTTCATCAAGCTGGGGCAGATTCTCAGCACGCGTCCCGATGTCGTCGGACGCGAGCTGGCCGACGAGCTCGAGCACCTGCAGTCCGATACGCCGGCCGACGATTACGCCGTGGTCCGCGATACGATTCGCTCGGAACTGGGGCAAGAGATCGAGGATCTCTTTGCCGAGTTCGAGCCGCAGGCACTCGCCTCGGCCTCGATCGGGCAGGTCCACCGCGCGCGGCTGCGCTCGGGTGAGCCGGTCGCCGTCAAGGTGCAGCACGCCGGCATCCAGGAACGCGTGCGGATCGACCTCGACATTCTCTCCGGGCTGGCACTGCTGGCCGAGCGGATTCCCGAGTTCGCCAACTACCGGCCGCACGCCACGGCGGCCGAGTTCCAGCGCATCCTGATTCGGGAGCTCGATTTCGGCCGCGAAGAGCGGCACATGCAGGAGTTCGCGCACGAGTTCGAGACCGATGCCACGATCCACGTGCCGCGGTCCTTTCCCGAGCTGTCGACGGGGCGCGTGCTCACGATGGAGCTGCTCGAAGGCATCAAGCTGGCCGAGACGACGCGGCTGGTCGGGGCGGGCTACGATCTGCAAGAGGTGGCCCGGCGCGGCGCCGAGGCCTATCTGGAGATGATCTTCACGCACGGCTTCTATCACGCCGATCCGCACCCGGGCAACATTCTGATTCTCGAAGGGAATGTGATCGGTCTGCTCGATTATGGCATGGTCGGGCGCATCGACGAGCAATTGCGCGAGGATATCGAGGAAATGCTGCTGGCGATTGCGAATCGCGATGCCATGCTGCTCACCACGATCATCACGCGACTGGGCGAAGTGCCGCCGCAGCTCGATCACGCGGCGCTGTCGGTCGACGTGGCCGACTTCGTTTCGCATTACACGACGCAGCCGCTCGATTCGTTCGATCTGAGCGGCGCGCTCACCGAGATCACCGACATGATCCGCCGCTACCAGATCATGTTGCCCACGCGTGTGGCGATGCTGATCAAGGTGCTCGTGATGCTGGAGGGGACGTCGCGGCTGCTCAATCCGCACTTTAACCTGGTGGATGTCATGCGTCCCTATCAGAAGCAACTGATCTGGCGCCGACTCTCGCCGGCCCGTCACGTGCGGAAGCTGCGCCGTTTTTACAGCGAGATGCAGCACCTGCTCGACATCCTGCCGCGTGGCTTGATGGACATCATGCAGCAGGTGCAGAGCGGCAAGTTCGACGTCCACCTCGACCACCGCGGGCTCGAGCCGTCGGTGAACAGGCTGGTCATGGGGCTACTGACCAGCGCGCTCTTCGTGGGCTCGTCGTTGCTGATGAGCCGCGAGGTCGGCCCCTCGATTCAAGGGATTTCGATCCTCGGGGGGCTGGGCGCGGTGATTAGTTTCGTGATGGGATTGCGGCTTTTCCGCGCCATCAACAAGTCGGGTCATCTCGACCGGCGCGAATAG
- a CDS encoding efflux RND transporter permease subunit — MKLSDQAVDHPRIVLALTALVMLCAVMSAMLIPIQRTPAIHTAIVMVAVPYPGAQPIEVEEQITRKIERALERLNNVDFVVSTSMRGSSVTQIVFLDGVDSDKARNDVEHLINEVRRELPLGREVQPSVNVIDFESMPIMLVNLTAADGFDERSLKQIAEEVQDNLKTIHGVANTQLFGGRQRELHVNFDPDLLVQYGLSIDELRRTLQGFHAPMPGGSLNAKDFDLNVRSETKFRNVNDIRTAVIREKEGRLITVADVADVSDTYQRLTNVAQLDGLNSATIIVNKESDINSLATANAIKARVAELALEYPHIHFSCTRDVSQEIAYMFQSLGSDAIFGSLVVLIVLAWTMGLRTALLVIMAIPFAAAVSLVFLYLFGFAISNMVIFAYIVSGGMVIDGAIIVADAIYRHLEMGEHPREAAKKGVREVAVPVFAADVVTVAAFLPMVLVPGIMGDFLGVLPIVVAMSLAGSLIVDHFLVPVVAAWAFRNYVPPTIRTAEDGGEAGGMWGPFYHGYERILRWSLARPWYVMSTCAIAVAWASAMLYFGFIGFTFFPPSDRGQFEISFNMPLGSSIEQTAAAADAVALPLADLQETGELVHFVTAVGSSAGLASRLENDPAMGPEFGRVMVELVHPSARKRHQNEIVEEVRSKIRPIPGMEFHIDQIEEGPPGGADVAVRLTGRDLDRLGTMAKQMVEMLKKVPGTVEARTDYRPDNPGIVIEPRPDVVGLYQMTEADVARSIQTAILGDTAIQLPIDDEDITLRLQAKPEFQRNRTDMKNLMLVSSSGRFATVDELADVRRENGLFSVNRRDHDRAVTVMCDVRKDMDVIPDHIFEKIRKEILPEFGFRPAVGNRMAFLGQGSTASEGLRAAFTGENEERDKGFYGLLRSMIIGFILIIVILIIEFNSLRQTMVVMATVPLSFVGVVLGMWLCDFHFSLASFIGLISLTGVVVNDAIVLVDFANDARRRGMSLDEALVEAGTKRSRAVLLTMLTSVGGMLPTFFNLSGGGEFWQPLVGAIIFGLIVSAVLTLIVIPVAYRLVYRRSERRAMSAPAAA; from the coding sequence ATGAAGCTCAGCGATCAGGCCGTCGATCATCCTCGTATCGTCCTGGCTCTCACCGCGCTCGTGATGCTATGCGCGGTGATGTCGGCCATGTTGATTCCCATTCAGCGCACGCCGGCCATTCACACGGCCATCGTGATGGTGGCCGTGCCTTATCCGGGCGCACAGCCGATCGAGGTCGAAGAACAAATCACCCGCAAGATCGAACGGGCACTCGAGCGACTGAACAACGTCGATTTCGTCGTCTCGACGAGCATGCGTGGTTCGAGCGTGACACAGATCGTGTTCCTCGACGGGGTCGACTCCGACAAGGCGCGCAACGACGTCGAGCACCTGATCAACGAAGTGCGCCGCGAGCTGCCACTGGGACGCGAGGTACAGCCGTCGGTCAACGTGATCGACTTCGAGAGCATGCCGATCATGCTCGTTAACCTCACCGCGGCCGATGGTTTCGACGAGCGCAGCCTGAAGCAGATCGCGGAAGAGGTGCAAGATAATCTCAAAACCATCCACGGCGTGGCGAACACGCAGCTTTTCGGCGGCCGCCAGCGCGAGCTGCACGTGAACTTCGATCCCGACCTGCTCGTGCAGTACGGGCTCTCGATCGATGAGTTGCGGCGCACGCTGCAGGGCTTTCATGCCCCGATGCCCGGCGGCTCGCTCAACGCCAAGGACTTCGATCTGAACGTCCGCAGCGAAACCAAGTTCCGCAACGTGAACGACATTCGCACGGCGGTGATTCGCGAAAAAGAAGGCCGGCTCATCACCGTCGCCGACGTGGCCGACGTGAGCGACACGTATCAGCGCTTGACGAACGTCGCGCAGCTCGATGGGCTGAATAGCGCCACGATCATCGTCAACAAGGAATCGGATATCAACTCGCTGGCCACGGCCAACGCGATCAAGGCGCGCGTGGCGGAGCTGGCGCTCGAGTATCCGCACATTCACTTTTCCTGCACGCGCGACGTCTCGCAGGAAATCGCCTATATGTTTCAGTCCCTCGGCTCCGACGCCATCTTCGGTTCGCTGGTGGTGCTGATCGTGCTGGCCTGGACGATGGGGCTGCGGACGGCGCTACTGGTCATCATGGCCATCCCGTTCGCGGCCGCCGTCTCGCTGGTGTTCCTCTACCTGTTCGGATTCGCCATCTCGAACATGGTGATCTTCGCCTACATCGTCTCGGGGGGCATGGTGATCGACGGCGCGATCATCGTCGCCGACGCGATCTATCGCCATCTCGAGATGGGCGAGCATCCGCGCGAAGCCGCCAAGAAGGGCGTCCGCGAAGTCGCCGTGCCGGTCTTCGCCGCCGACGTCGTCACCGTGGCGGCCTTCCTGCCGATGGTCCTCGTACCGGGCATCATGGGCGATTTTCTGGGCGTCTTGCCGATCGTGGTCGCCATGTCGCTGGCGGGCTCGCTGATCGTGGACCATTTTCTCGTGCCGGTCGTGGCGGCCTGGGCCTTCCGCAATTACGTTCCGCCGACCATTCGCACCGCCGAGGATGGCGGAGAAGCCGGGGGCATGTGGGGCCCCTTCTATCATGGCTACGAGCGTATCTTGCGCTGGTCGCTCGCGCGCCCCTGGTACGTCATGTCGACGTGCGCCATCGCCGTGGCCTGGGCCAGCGCGATGCTCTACTTTGGATTCATCGGCTTCACCTTCTTCCCGCCGAGCGATCGGGGGCAGTTCGAGATCAGCTTCAACATGCCCCTCGGCTCGAGCATCGAGCAAACGGCCGCCGCGGCCGACGCCGTCGCGCTGCCGTTGGCCGACCTGCAAGAAACGGGCGAGTTGGTCCACTTCGTCACGGCCGTCGGCTCCTCGGCCGGTCTGGCCTCGCGGCTCGAGAACGATCCGGCGATGGGACCCGAGTTCGGCCGCGTGATGGTCGAGTTGGTGCATCCCTCGGCGCGGAAACGTCACCAGAACGAGATCGTCGAGGAAGTGCGGTCCAAGATCCGGCCGATCCCCGGCATGGAATTCCACATCGACCAGATCGAAGAGGGACCGCCGGGGGGCGCCGACGTCGCCGTGCGATTGACGGGTCGCGATCTCGACCGGCTCGGCACGATGGCCAAACAAATGGTCGAGATGCTGAAAAAGGTGCCCGGCACGGTCGAAGCCCGCACCGATTATCGCCCCGACAACCCGGGCATCGTGATCGAGCCGCGCCCCGACGTCGTCGGCTTGTACCAGATGACGGAAGCCGACGTCGCCCGCTCGATTCAGACCGCCATTCTCGGCGACACCGCGATCCAATTACCGATCGACGACGAAGACATCACGCTGCGTCTGCAGGCGAAGCCGGAGTTCCAGCGCAATCGCACCGACATGAAGAACCTGATGCTGGTCAGTAGCTCGGGGCGCTTCGCCACGGTCGACGAGTTGGCCGATGTGCGCCGCGAGAACGGCCTGTTCAGCGTCAACCGCCGCGATCACGACCGCGCCGTGACGGTCATGTGCGACGTGCGCAAAGACATGGACGTGATTCCCGATCACATCTTCGAGAAAATACGGAAAGAGATTCTACCGGAGTTCGGCTTCCGTCCCGCCGTGGGCAATCGCATGGCGTTTCTGGGCCAGGGCAGCACCGCCTCGGAAGGACTCCGCGCGGCGTTCACGGGCGAGAACGAGGAACGCGACAAGGGCTTCTATGGCCTGCTCCGTTCGATGATCATCGGTTTCATCCTGATCATCGTGATCTTGATTATCGAGTTCAACAGCCTGCGCCAGACGATGGTCGTCATGGCCACCGTGCCGCTGAGCTTCGTGGGGGTCGTGCTCGGCATGTGGCTGTGCGATTTCCATTTCAGCCTGGCCTCGTTCATCGGTCTGATCAGCCTGACGGGCGTGGTGGTGAACGACGCCATCGTGCTCGTCGACTTCGCCAACGATGCGCGCCGCCGCGGCATGTCGCTCGACGAAGCGCTCGTCGAGGCGGGAACCAAGCGTTCGCGGGCCGTGCTTCTCACCATGCTCACCTCGGTGGGGGGCATGCTCCCCACCTTCTTCAATCTTTCGGGGGGGGGCGAGTTTTGGCAGCCGCTCGTCGGGGCGATCATCTTCGGCCTGATCGTTTCGGCGGTGCTGACGCTGATTGTCATTCCCGTGGCGTATCGCCTGGTGTATCGCCGTAGCGAGCGCCGGGCGATGTCCGCGCCAGCAGCCGCTTAG
- the pgl gene encoding 6-phosphogluconolactonase, producing the protein MPELRIFDSVSDFDHAAAELFVAAADEAIRLRGRFLVALSGGSTPRSMYALLAAEQASHRSRIAWQNVQVFWGDERHVGPEDPQSNYRMTREALLDQVPIPPENIHRVRAENPDAAAAAADYEADIRRVFELAAGGFPTFDLVLLGMGPDAHTASLFPGTDVIHESVKLVAAPWVEKFKSFRITLTPPVLNGARQVTFMIRGEDKAEALQAVRRSLFDPDRYPAQIIRPAQGKLTWLLDRAAARLID; encoded by the coding sequence GTGCCAGAGCTGCGTATCTTCGATTCCGTTTCCGACTTCGATCACGCGGCCGCCGAATTGTTCGTCGCGGCGGCCGATGAGGCGATCCGTTTGCGTGGGCGATTCCTGGTGGCCCTCTCCGGAGGTTCGACGCCCCGCTCGATGTACGCCTTGCTGGCGGCCGAGCAAGCGAGCCATCGGTCGCGCATCGCCTGGCAGAACGTGCAGGTGTTTTGGGGGGACGAGCGGCATGTCGGTCCGGAAGACCCGCAGAGCAATTATCGCATGACGCGCGAAGCGTTGCTCGATCAGGTGCCCATTCCGCCCGAGAACATCCACCGGGTGCGGGCCGAAAATCCCGACGCCGCGGCGGCCGCCGCTGATTACGAGGCCGATATTCGCCGCGTCTTCGAGTTGGCGGCGGGCGGGTTCCCGACGTTCGATCTGGTACTGCTCGGCATGGGGCCCGATGCGCACACGGCGTCGCTGTTTCCAGGCACCGACGTGATTCATGAGTCGGTGAAGCTGGTTGCGGCCCCTTGGGTCGAGAAGTTCAAGTCGTTTCGCATCACACTGACCCCGCCGGTATTGAACGGGGCGCGGCAGGTGACGTTCATGATTCGAGGCGAGGACAAGGCCGAGGCGCTGCAGGCCGTGCGGCGCAGCTTGTTCGATCCCGATCGTTATCCCGCGCAGATCATTCGTCCCGCGCAAGGCAAACTCACCTGGTTGCTCGATCGCGCCGCGGCGCGCTTGATCGACTGA
- a CDS encoding P-II family nitrogen regulator: protein MKQVIAVVKPFLVEKVLDGLKRAPIEACTIREVKGFGRQKSYLDQYGGSEYSLAFLPKVEITLWVADTRVEEVVRKIVSIARTGRMGDGKIMVLPVLAAETEFDL from the coding sequence GTGAAGCAAGTCATCGCCGTCGTCAAACCGTTTCTCGTCGAAAAGGTGCTCGACGGGCTGAAACGCGCTCCGATCGAGGCCTGCACAATCCGCGAGGTCAAAGGCTTCGGTCGCCAAAAGAGCTACCTCGACCAGTACGGCGGCAGCGAATATTCGCTCGCCTTCCTGCCCAAGGTCGAGATTACCCTCTGGGTCGCCGACACCCGTGTCGAAGAAGTGGTCCGCAAGATCGTCTCCATCGCCCGCACGGGTCGCATGGGGGACGGCAAGATCATGGTCCTGCCGGTGCTGGCCGCCGAAACCGAGTTCGACCTTTAG
- a CDS encoding tetratricopeptide repeat protein: protein MEERRSLRRSVTCLAILLAAVALVYGQTLRHDFSAWDDEFNIPGNKNLHPISWQGIWNHWRKPYGALYIPVTYTFWGLESWLATTSDESNAATIHPGVFHAGNLLLHAANVALVWSILRRTIRADLPALCGALLYAVHPLQVESVAWVTETKGLLSATFGWLAIWLYTRETEDPALEKGPLVRLQLATTCLLAIALLAKPSAVVFPGIAWVLDICFRGRAGRQSLLVLWPWLAIAAIAIASTSWIQSGDEVPFTPPPVWQRPFIAGDAIAFYLWKLVLPVNLAISYSRTPTHVLESGIAYVSWLLPVVLAGVLAALRARRVYLGALAIFVIGMLPVLGFVPFSYQGNSTVADRYVYYVSMLGPSLAVAWILARHSHALLYGAFGVLALMLAGLSTWQASYWRTDTELFRRTVEVNPRTYIVRAMLAYELWHADPPDLPGAIAEFRQSIPHSHEPAKPHTALGMLFYSTGNFDEALQEYSLALELDPRLAAAHNGRGATLLARGRRSEALTAFRRATEVDPKYSTAWFNMARVLHQNGDKAGAIETMRYGLKTSESPHPPEQALLEAWLVE from the coding sequence GTGGAAGAGCGTCGGTCGCTGCGTCGTTCGGTCACCTGCCTGGCGATACTGCTCGCCGCCGTCGCGCTCGTGTATGGCCAGACGCTCAGGCACGATTTTTCTGCCTGGGACGATGAGTTCAATATCCCGGGCAATAAAAATCTACATCCCATTTCGTGGCAGGGTATATGGAATCACTGGCGCAAACCCTACGGCGCGCTCTACATCCCGGTGACCTACACGTTCTGGGGTTTGGAATCGTGGCTGGCCACCACCTCGGACGAGAGCAATGCTGCCACGATCCACCCCGGGGTTTTTCATGCCGGCAACCTGCTGCTCCATGCGGCGAATGTCGCGCTCGTGTGGAGCATCTTACGGCGCACCATCCGCGCCGATCTCCCGGCTCTGTGCGGCGCGCTGCTCTATGCGGTGCATCCCTTGCAGGTCGAGTCGGTCGCCTGGGTGACGGAGACCAAAGGACTGCTTAGCGCCACGTTCGGCTGGCTCGCGATCTGGCTCTATACGCGCGAGACGGAAGATCCCGCGCTCGAGAAAGGGCCGCTCGTACGATTGCAACTCGCGACGACGTGTCTGCTGGCGATCGCGTTGCTGGCGAAACCCTCGGCGGTAGTCTTTCCTGGCATCGCCTGGGTCCTGGATATTTGCTTTCGAGGTCGCGCTGGGCGGCAATCGCTGTTGGTGCTCTGGCCCTGGTTGGCGATCGCGGCAATCGCCATCGCCTCGACCTCCTGGATCCAGTCGGGGGACGAAGTCCCTTTCACCCCTCCCCCGGTCTGGCAACGCCCCTTCATCGCGGGAGACGCGATCGCGTTCTACCTCTGGAAGCTCGTGCTGCCCGTGAATTTGGCCATCAGCTACAGCCGTACCCCGACCCACGTGCTGGAGTCGGGCATCGCCTATGTCTCTTGGCTGCTTCCCGTCGTCTTGGCAGGCGTGCTCGCCGCGCTGCGCGCACGCCGCGTTTACCTGGGCGCGTTGGCAATCTTCGTGATCGGCATGCTGCCGGTGCTGGGATTCGTGCCGTTTTCGTATCAGGGCAACTCGACCGTGGCCGATCGCTACGTCTATTATGTGTCGATGCTGGGGCCCTCCCTGGCCGTGGCGTGGATTCTCGCGCGGCACTCGCACGCACTTCTGTATGGGGCTTTCGGCGTACTCGCGCTGATGCTCGCCGGTCTGAGCACCTGGCAGGCCTCCTATTGGCGGACCGATACGGAATTGTTCCGCCGCACGGTCGAGGTAAATCCTCGCACCTATATCGTGCGGGCCATGCTCGCCTATGAGTTGTGGCATGCCGACCCGCCCGATCTCCCGGGAGCGATTGCAGAGTTTCGCCAGTCGATCCCCCACTCGCACGAGCCCGCCAAGCCGCACACGGCCCTGGGCATGCTCTTTTACTCGACGGGCAACTTCGACGAAGCGTTGCAGGAATACAGTCTCGCCCTGGAACTCGATCCCCGGCTGGCAGCCGCCCACAATGGCCGGGGCGCGACGCTACTGGCAAGAGGTCGTAGGTCGGAGGCCCTGACCGCCTTCCGGCGTGCGACCGAAGTCGATCCGAAATATTCGACCGCCTGGTTCAATATGGCTCGCGTGCTGCACCAAAATGGAGACAAAGCCGGCGCGATTGAGACGATGCGCTATGGCCTGAAGACGAGCGAAAGTCCCCACCCGCCCGAGCAAGCGCTGCTCGAGGCCTGGCTGGTGGAGTAG